The stretch of DNA tgggtatgcactttgttgtacgtcgctctagataagagcgtctgccaaatgccaataatgtaatgtaacaatgaaGTACAAAAACTGCAGGACCACAGGAGTGGAGTCAGTGGATGAGAGTCGTCATGACGTCATGAGGCTTTTACATTAATTAAaaggattaacaaagtgaactaagggcggcacggatgatcctggtcctctctgtgtggagtttgcatgttctccccgtgtctgcgtggggttCCTCCAGGTacaccggtttcctcccacagtccgaagacatgcaggtttggctgattggagagtctaaattgcccgtgggtatgagtgtgtgagtgaatggtgtgtgtgccctgtgatggacctgtccagggtgtattcctgtatgctgggataggctccagcccccctgcaaccctgttcaggataagcgggttaagatagtggatggatggaacaaagtgaactacaggcgattcttcagggtgagtttagTTAGCAGAATGAGGGGGCATAAATAGAAATTGGCCAAGGATAAATTCGGCACAGATATTAAGAGTGGTCACTTGGAGTGTGGAATAGTTTAGTAGGACATGTAGtgaaggcagaaacactggcggttttcaagaccaggcttgatacggtgttagatatTATTCAGCtcttaggcaaactaagcagtggGTACGCTGTagtgcagtgtttcccaactccagtcctcgggacccacatgccagaaggtttttgttgcaaccagtaactcacacacctgatttaatgattgaaccaatcaaaccacaaaaatgcccttgattagttaaatcaggtgtgtgagctactggttacaacaaaaaccttctggcaagtgggtcccgaggactggagttgggaaacactgctgtAGTAAAAGGGAAAAGTGAGCATTACTGGGCTGAGTgacctgttctcaccattaccttaCGTTATGTTAGAACAGGTGAAGGcataagaagaaaaacaaaagtctCACTGAAAGTGTCTGATCAATAATGGTTTTAATGGGCTGTTTTAATGCACTGGTAACATACAGTGCCATGGTGGCATTCTGCcgtcaattcaattcaaattcataCAAATATTGAGAGGAAATAGACATGAATTTCAACAGCCAAAGGtattgaaaaactttttttgatcACAGCCTCTTTcctattttattaataattttgcTGGAGAGTTTTTGGACCTTTTCAAGGCgtgtattgtgtattttatCATCACCTGGTTTATCTTTGTTTtgcaaatacacatttttggcAATCACCGTTGAGGCACTATAACTCATAACAAATCAACAGAATCAATGAAGTTTAGCCAACAAAACAAATTCTGCATGACATAATGCATTGTTAACAATGCTAAAGTACATTAATGTACACAACATTACAAAACTCACAAATAATGGAAGTTTTTGTTGATTTAAGACTAAGTCACTCCTATGAGGCATAAGGAGCACGTTTTGTTTTCTAAGCAGATTTGAGTTTATCATTTGacacatgaaaaataatgtatgttaaacacaaacaacaaacatacaGAGATGTCACAAGTATGCATCCAAATAACATAAaccatatatttaatataaaacaaaGCAAGCTTAATAAATATGACATacacaaaatgacagaaaaacagGGTTGAAACCATTAGTTTCGGGAAACATTACAACAGGAAGTTAAAGGGATCCTCTCAGTATATCCGCTCGGTGTTATTAAACCTGACCATACAGGCTTTGTGTGACACACGCCACTACCCCCACCATTAGTTCTCAAAGGATAACACATTTCGGAGATGACTCAATCCAACAAAGATGTTTCGGCCTTGATGTTAAACTTTGAGGCACCGTTAATTGTAAAtcacacagcattttttgttaaatgttagattaaaaagaacaaagaaaactGATATTTGAAAGTTGAGGCCATAGCACTTAATGTGTGGACTGAGTCACCCCTTCCTGCTTTAAGCTCAGAGCATTTCTGTGGTTTCCCCAATCGCACTGTTCCTCAAAGAACCACACGGAGACAGCAAGACCTTCACTTAACTCCAGTAGTGTTGTTCTCAGTCTCTAGTGTTCAGTAACTGCATTGCCTTCGCTATTGTTGACTACAGACCCGGTAATTCAAACAAAGATTCACAGGAGAACTTGCAATAATACTATATGACTGACACAACCAATCTGCAAAGCATCGCAAAGGGTGAAAAATCCCAAGAAATGGGGAAAAGGTCAAAATGTTCTCTGCTCCAAAAGAAACTTCCTTAAAATCCCTCATTTTCACATTGCTCACGTTAGTTACAAAACCCAAGCCAAACATTAGGTCAATGTTCTGCaagtatgattttttttaaaaaggcatgaCCCATTCTTTGTAATGCATCCTGTGCTGTTAGCTTCCTTTGATCTCCACATCTTTTCTCAACAGGCCCGGGGGTTGGCCAAGCCCATTTTCTGGAAATATGGGATTCATAATCAACTTCCCGCAACTCAACCACTTCATCTCACCCTGTTCACTCGGATATGGTTCCAAATAACTGCAGAGTTACAAGTCACAAGTCTCATTTAAAACTGGGCTGGCACTGCATACAGTCACCTGACATCACTGAGAAATTGGAGCTTTAGCTGGcgttgtttttctgtgtgagtgagggttAAAGGTCATTTAGTGGGCAGAGGCCCAAAGGTGTCATCAATGGCATCCGTTTGAACTAATCAAAGTGGTTTGATTCACTGATAAAGCCTTTTGATTGGATCAGATCGATCAGTGACTGAGAATGTCCTTCCAAGAAGCGTTGCCTCACCCAGCATATGAGGAAGAAAGGTGTGGCTGAGCAGTACAGCACCGCAAACACAGTGTGATGGTAAGCTGCATCATGCTTGATTGCGCTtgcgccccccccccatggTAATTATGGGTAGTTCCTGCAGTACTCTGGGGCAATGTGGCAGTTTTGGTGGTACAAACCAAAGATAACCCAGTTCCTTTAGTTCAGTTATAATTTGAGTGCTTATCATTTTTtgtgtccttctctctctctcacacacacacacacacacacacacacacaaacacacaaacacacgcacatacgcacagtATGGAGTGCACTCttacacaatacatttttctcTGAATCCCCTCCACAAACatccttatgttttttttttttaatgacgggaaaagtaaaaagaaaaaaaaaaatgaatccaAGGTGCTACAGGTTCATAACAGCATTTGTGAAGTTGCTGTTGATGGTGTTTTTGTATGGTCCTTTATGCACATCAAAGTCAGCGTCTGGCCCTGTTCTCCACTTCTCCCAAGCGCAGTGGTGTCCTACAGGGCCATGCTCCTGTCAGTGTTGGAGGTGGGGCGGTCCCCTCTCTCCCGCCCGTTTACCCAATCGCTTTGGGGCTTCAGTACTGTCCTGGGCACCTTCCGGTCTCTCTCAGTGTCCGAattcacacccccacactgctaCAAAGTGCAAACAATTCAACTCCCTGGCTGCTCCCTCCCATAGCAAACGCCAAATCAATGCAacctaataataattaatattattattaatcatcaCTGTAATCGTGAGGCTATGAGGACATGTCAGTCTGCGCAGTCTTAAACGGGAAGGGAGGGAGTCAGGCACGTTTAACACTCAAGAGTGCATCGGTGTCGCAGGGAATTCAGTCCCACGGAGTCCAAGAACTCTCCTTCTGTAGTTCCATCTGGAGGTTTGGCCATGGCATCTGGTCATTCCCCAGTTGGACTACACTTCCCTAGGAAACATCAGAAAAGAATGCATTTGATGGATGGACACATAACGGGTGAAGATTAAGATGAGAAATATTAAACTCTTGGGAAAGTGGTTATGCATGAATAAAACTTTCCttagatttccaaatattcctaATATGGCCAAGCTAATTTACTTGACAATGATATagaaattattattcataaaccacagacacacatttcatttgcaaaacaataattacaatatgtACAGTAATAAAGCTTCAGTAAGAGGCCTAAAAGTGCATTAATAAGGCTTTTTTACACCTATTATTTGTACTTTGATAAGTGCTTTAAGCGTTTCCCTGTAAACAGATAATATTGTTCCTGTTGTATTTCTCATACACCGGGAGacttgtgtgtttacagggtcTAGCCTCGTGTATTATGTAAAACGGCTGAACAGGCCTGTTTAAACCATCTGAGCTATTCTGGTAGAGAAAACGGTTATAATTCAGCACAATGGCTATTGATCAAAGCGGCTTTCTCATGGCTGGTAAAGGGTTGGTCTCTTAATAGCTTGGGCGGAGGTGGAGATCATTTGATTATGAGCTCACAGTTCCAGACTGAGACAAAGGACAAGATGTCCAAATGCCAGCTTCCCACACCCACCGTGGCTGCACACAATGGCCCAGCTAAATGTGGCCGTCAGGAACGGGGCGGGCTGAGGATGTGTCCCGTGCTAAGGCTCCGTATGCGAAAACAAAGCCGTTGCTAATGGCTATATTGCTGACAGCGCAAATGCTTGTTGCTCAACACAGAAAGATTAATTGTGAGGAGAAAGCGCAGCAGGAGATATACTTCAGTAATGAGAGACGGGGGTGCAGGGATGGGAGGAAGCTTTGGGTGGGTACTGAAGGGACTTACGATGCGGTGAGCGTGGAGTTGAGCACCAGTGTGGTGCGTATCCTGTACAGCTGGGCTAGCGTCAGCTTCTTGTGCTGCTGGGCGGTGAGGCGGGGCAGGCCTTTCGACTTCCCGTCCGTCCTGGTGTCCTTGCAGACCTGCCCTTCCCCACTGTCCGCCAGGCTACAGTTCCCCTCCTGCCCAGCAGAGGGCAACGCCTCACAGTCCGACCCACTGCTGCTGGCTCGGCTGCAGGGGCAGCTCCGGCTGCTGTGATTGGGCTGGACCCTTTCCACATGCCGGGCCTTGGCCTTTCTCAGGATGTTGGTCAGTTTCCCCATGGGCGCACTTTGGGAGAGGCGTTCATTGCTGCCCCCAGTCCGCCCCTTCTTGTCCGGCTGACCCAGGAGCTCGCTGCTCTTGGAGGCCTTCTTAGAGAGGAGGGACAGGGACTTGCTGACGCCCTTCTCTCCCCTCACAGGAGCGCCCCCTGGAGACACGGGGTGGTGCAGCCGCCGTAGCAGGTTGTCCTCAGACTGTGAGCGGTGGGCAAACACCTGCAGGCAGCGGGGGCGGGCCTGCATCAGGGGCCGTCGCCGAAGCCTGAGGGAGCTTTGCATTGAGACCTGGGAACCATTGGACGAcaggtcctcctcttcctcctcctcctcgtcctctgGTTCTGGCTCCTCACCCTCAGTCTCCTCCCCTTCGCTATGACCAGGTCTGTCCTGTAGGTGGAGCTCTCTCAGCAGGGATTCGGGGGACAGGGTCCCGTATGCACTGTCCATGGAGAGGGAGCGGCACTGGGTGTCCATTTCAGGCTTCACCCCCACCTCTGTGCAGAAGAGCCGGTGCAGGCGGTTGGGTTTGGAGTCCAGCTGGCGGGACGGGGTCTCTGCCTCCGAGAAGGAGCCAGAACCAAAAGACTCTCCCAGTTCCGTGTGGAAGGACAATGAATCCTCCGTCTCATTGGTCTCCTCTATTATGGCCACTGACAAGGTCTCAGTCGagccttctgattggctgtggggaaggtgtgagaggggtttgggagaCAACAGGAAGAGAAGCGTGAGATGGGTAGACCACTGAGCGATTTTCCAGAAATACGACCTACAAACAAATTTttccctcgaatccaaatcaagccctggttttcttgtctaccaggtaattaactgaacaattagcgGTAATGATTTGCCAGACTGTCTTTagacctgactcccaggtaatgggagggtggaaaaccagcagttctcagccctcgtggactatgatttgatgatcccggACTGACagcatacaaatatttttagtaAGAATCATATACAGAGATACAAGCTATAGTGTATGTTATGCTAGTTTCCTTCTGTCCCTTGTGGATTCTTATCAATTAAATAATAGCTTAATACTCAGGGAGTTAATGGGTGTCTATGAGCATATAACATACCTTCCACTCTGCTGTTCCTTGTGTGGCAGACAGGGGGAGCTGCCGGTGGAGTTGctgctctcttcctcctcctccggtcTTTCCTGAAGGGTCGTCACCTGCTGCCGTACGTGCTCCTCGGAGCGGAGCTTCTTGAGCCGATTCTGCACAAAGAAGTTCTCCTTTAATCCTATTCAAAATTCTAaaccagtgttctagaactcagttgctttcaattagcagtagcgatcgttacatcagcattggaatgttcagttaagaacattcgaatcacatatttgtgacctcacacctcaaaGGGTTGATACTGTGAGTGTTTCGGGACAGTGGGCTCCTTCACCCCTTATTCCAAACCGGGTTaaagtgtgcgagaaggagggATATTCTAATGTAAATACAGACATGGACGTTACCTGGACATTGTAGATGGCGTCTATCCAGCTACGCCCCTGGGTGGCGCTGTTGGCCAGGAAGGAGTAGGCCGCCACGGCGCTGTTGAACTCATTGAGGTAGATGAGCAGGAAGGAGCCTGAAATAAGGAAAAGAGGTCAGAGTAAGTAAGGACTCAGTATGTTTTGAAGGGGGGGTGATGGACAGTTGTCATGACAGTGGGACAGCGACTATGAGCAATGGCTAATGCATTAGAGAGACGAcgattgtaatgtaatggtggaaTGGGGAGACAAAGAGATGCTGGCTGCAGCATGGTTAACTAACTTTGGAGAGGAAATACTAGATGGTGAGTCATAACTACAGTTGGAGAGATCCAAAGGGACACTGGTTGGCCATGTACTAGAATGTGACGGATGGTGATTTCGGTAGAGAACGTGGCTATAATGTAATTTGGGGAATGGAGTTTGATGAGTAGATGGTGGGAGTTGAGACATCAGGAGCACTGAAGGTGTACTGGGATTTGGGCATTTCCTCACCAGGGTCCTTGAGTTCCCGGCACACCACGTTGTTGATGAGCAGAGGCTGTCGGATCACCTTAACCTTCTCCACACGTTTCACCGACTTGGTGATGAGCAGCAGGTCCGTGAACAGGAAGCAGTACACGTCCATCTGGAAGAGGAGCACAAGCTAGCATCAAACATCTCTGGGGGGATTGGTTTGGGATCTTCTGTGGCCTTGATCAAATTCAGACCATCAGTAAACACTCACTCTGTGAACTGGCAGCATTAATTTACCCCCTTTAAACCACGACTATCATCATGACTTAACCAAAACCTCACTAAGATGGCTGCCTCTCAGTCCATTTATTGGAGGACCAGAGCACTCACTAAGATGGCTGCCTCTCAATCTACTTCCATGGAGAAGTGGGCACGGCCTCACTCACCCTGCTCTCCTTGCCCTCCTTCATgcgcagcgccccctccaggtgCAGCTCCCGCGTCTCCTCAGAGGAGGTGCCCATCATGGGGGCTGTCACGTCGAAGCAGCTGAACTCCCGCAGGAtctggggtggggagagagcaAAGGGTGACCCCAGGAACATGACAGTGTGGTGGATGAGGGGTTTGAGCACAAACAGGCCACTCCTGTTGTTTGGATAAACTCTTCCTGGTAATGCTCCAGCTATATGAATGGATTGAACAATATTATCTGTACGCACTGTAAAACTGCTTCCCTGCCCATTCTGCCACTCTGGTCCTCTGGTTCCCACGacagtcaggacagcagaaggCCTACCCAGTCACATCTTCTGACACAGGTTCAAAGCCCACCTCATCAGATTGCACCGTGGCTTCCCTGGCTAGTGGTATTAATTTTTCTACAACAAACACTTCTGTCTCTCATAAACTGAGCCTACTGTGCCTTCTTGATGACATGACACCTTTGTATTCCTGACACTCACTCTGATGTTCTCCGCTTCTGTACCTTAAGAGCCTTTGGTTAAGACTGACTGCTCACTGATTGTAATGCAATATGTATAGCAGTGACTGTACTAAGTAGGCTTTTCGCTGAGCCCCCGCTGACCACTAACAGCTAGCTGCTAACAGAAACCCCCCTcaccttctccacctcctcGCTGCCCCCCTCCACAGCCTCGTAGGACTCTATGCGGCTGGAGATGGCGGCCAGCTTCTGCTTCTCCTGACGTTGGCGCATCTGGGAGTCCACGCTGTTGATGAAGCCCTCCACGTGGGCCACCTGGGAGAGAGGACATCCCCCGTTAGCCACACAACACATCCGCCAGATATGCTTCCTCCACCATCCGGTGTTTCGTTTATGGCTACTTTCCATCTACAGCTGCCAACaatcccctctctccttccatcaTCTTATATCCTTCCACATTCCTCCCTCCATCCTGTCATCTCTCCATCATCACCCTCCGCTGTGTCTTtatcagaggtggaaagtcccaGGGTCTTCCACTGTTCCATTCAAGAAATCCAGCAAATCCAGGTGTGGAACAGAATACTGGGGAtgacctggattttccacctctgccctTTACAgtttcttccctccctctctgcccccctccgtccctccctccatctctcaccATGTTGCTGACAGCGTCGCGTGTGGCCGGATCATCTGTCTTCTTCAGCACGCTCTTCAGCAGCAGCGGGTACTTGGTGAGGCGCTGGTGGGGCTTGGCCAACATGTCCGTCAGCTTCAGACGGTTGCACTGCTTATGAGTCTCTGCCCACtgcgggaggagaggagaagcaATTACACACCCACAATGCCACCACTGCCCAGAACAAAGGCCACAAAGGAGGGCAAGAcattagcatagcatagcgtaACATAGCGCAGCATAGcataacagaacagaacatagcatagcatagcatagcatagcatagcatagcataaaataacataacataatataacatagtAGAGCATAATGACTAGAACAGGCCAGCAGTGCATCATGTGGACTATCAGACGTTCTGGTACCAGTATGCCACTCAAAACCCGTTCTGTTGCACTACTCGAAAAAGGAATGTTGCCTTAATTTTTCTGGAAtaacatgcacaaatgcacattGATTTAACAGTGCAGTTGGTGCAGTGTAATACAGTGCGGCGTAAGGTGGTGCAGTGAAACGCAGTGTGGGCGGGTGCGTCCTGCTCACCGTGACGAAGATCCTGAAGAGCTCGTTCTCCTTCAGCAGGCTCCTCGTGTACTCCATGCAGCTCTCCTCCTCCATGCAGTAATGGATGTAGGGCTTGAGCCTGGAGCCAATCTGtacatcatacacactattatTAACTTACCAATGGTTATGTATACACGtttgtgtgtccatgtatgtgtgcgtttgtgtgtgagtgagtgtgtgtatgttgtacactcacactctgaaagccctggtgcaggtgtgtgtgtgtgtgtgtgtgtgtgtgtgtgtgtgaggtagtgtgtgagtgtgtgtgtgtgagtgtgagagagtgtgtgtgtgtgtgtgtgtgagagtgtgtgtgtgtgtgtgtgtgtgtgagagtgtatgagtgtgagagagagtgtgtgtgtgagtgtgtgtgtgtgagtgagtgtgtgagtgagagtgagtgagtgtgtgtgtgtgtgtgtgtatgagtgagagtgtgtatgtgtgtgtgtgtgtgagtgagtgtgtgtgtgtgtgtgtgtgtatgagagagtgtgtatgtgagagagtgtgtgtgtgagtgtgtgtgtgtgtgagtgagtgtgtgtgtgtgtatgagagagtgtgtgtgtgagtgtgtgtgtgtgtgagtgagtgtgtgagtgtgtgtgtgtgtatgagacagtgtgtgtgtgtgtgagtgagtgtgtgagtgtgtgtgtatgagacagtgtgtgtgtgtgtgagtgagtgtgtgtgtgtgtatgagagagagagtgtgtgagtgagtgtgtgtatgagagagagagagtgtgtgtgtgagtgtgtgtgtgtataagagagtgtgtgtgagtgtgtgtgtg from Conger conger chromosome 14, fConCon1.1, whole genome shotgun sequence encodes:
- the LOC133110192 gene encoding pleckstrin homology domain-containing family G member 5-like isoform X1 translates to MFLYWKKRGAYELETLPSSLAELGAERYSWSSSLDVIHDLVDEKFSQEEKSAMCQHPDCPDHRRAAKVCHHPDCQDLNNQSPLSLCESCDTRRHPEESDSMHFDRHPRFDLQPQGSILARNVSTRSCPPRTCPPSDLEEEEDGGSDRGDRKAGGLKMTKKKPRRRHTDDPSKECFSLKFDLSVDIDTEIVPAMKKKTLREVLGPVFERKGIELSQVDLFLAQSNTPLSLNFEAYRFGGHYLKVRARPGQELKVEQELKDLRSLSLPLMKAGGSLYILTPGSERVEHGSLGRQENVDVLGQARRRKNMTEFLGDSSIPSPDSLAQLGGSLPSTGPDSWKNRAASRFSGFFSSGTVPFGKEVDRVEQLQSKLHSYSVLGLPKVPPQLSFHHDSWEEEDTNLDLEESWQSLLENPEALTRLQSQQQEAIWELLQTEATYIKRLRVITDLFLCGLLNLQDSGLLVEVEPARLFSNIQDIVRLHTALWAQVLLPALEKARESRALLDPTHLHQGFQSIGSRLKPYIHYCMEEESCMEYTRSLLKENELFRIFVTWAETHKQCNRLKLTDMLAKPHQRLTKYPLLLKSVLKKTDDPATRDAVSNMVAHVEGFINSVDSQMRQRQEKQKLAAISSRIESYEAVEGGSEEVEKILREFSCFDVTAPMMGTSSEETRELHLEGALRMKEGKESRMDVYCFLFTDLLLITKSVKRVEKVKVIRQPLLINNVVCRELKDPGSFLLIYLNEFNSAVAAYSFLANSATQGRSWIDAIYNVQNRLKKLRSEEHVRQQVTTLQERPEEEEESSNSTGSSPCLPHKEQQSGSQSEGSTETLSVAIIEETNETEDSLSFHTELGESFGSGSFSEAETPSRQLDSKPNRLHRLFCTEVGVKPEMDTQCRSLSMDSAYGTLSPESLLRELHLQDRPGHSEGEETEGEEPEPEDEEEEEEEDLSSNGSQVSMQSSLRLRRRPLMQARPRCLQVFAHRSQSEDNLLRRLHHPVSPGGAPVRGEKGVSKSLSLLSKKASKSSELLGQPDKKGRTGGSNERLSQSAPMGKLTNILRKAKARHVERVQPNHSSRSCPCSRASSSGSDCEALPSAGQEGNCSLADSGEGQVCKDTRTDGKSKGLPRLTAQQHKKLTLAQLYRIRTTLVLNSTLTASEV
- the LOC133110192 gene encoding pleckstrin homology domain-containing family G member 5-like isoform X2, which gives rise to MFLYWKKRGAYELETLPSSLAELGAERYSWSSSLDVIHDLVDEKFSQEEKSAMCQHPDCPDHRRAAKVCHHPDCQDLNNQSPLSLCESCDTRRHPEESDSMHFDRHPRFDLQPQGSILARNVSTRSCPPRTCPPSDLEEEEDGGSDRGDRKAGGLKMTKKKPRRRHTDDPSKECFSLKFDLSVDIDTEIVPAMKKKTLREVLGPVFERKGIELSQVDLFLAQSNTPLSLNFEAYRFGGHYLKVRARPGQELKVEQELKDLRSLSLPLMKAGGSLYILTPGSERVEHGSLGRQENVDVLGQARRRKNMTEFLGDSSIPSPDSLAQLGGSLPSTGPDSWKNRAASRFSGFFSSGTVPFGKEVDRVEQLQSKLHSYSVLGLPKVPPQLSFHHDSWEEEDTNLDLEESWQSLLENPEALTRLQSQQQEAIWELLQTEATYIKRLRVITDLFLCGLLNLQDSGLLVEVEPARLFSNIQDIVRLHTALWAQVLLPALEKARESRALLDPTHLHQGFQSIGSRLKPYIHYCMEEESCMEYTRSLLKENELFRIFVTWAETHKQCNRLKLTDMLAKPHQRLTKYPLLLKSVLKKTDDPATRDAVSNMVAHVEGFINSVDSQMRQRQEKQKLAAISSRIESYEAVEGGSEEVEKILREFSCFDVTAPMMGTSSEETRELHLEGALRMKEGKESRMDVYCFLFTDLLLITKSVKRVEKVKVIRQPLLINNVVCRELKDPGSFLLIYLNEFNSAVAAYSFLANSATQGRSWIDAIYNVQNRLKKLRSEEHVRQQVTTLQERPEEEEESSNSTGSSPCLPHKEQQSGSQSEGSTETLSVAIIEETNETEDSLSFHTELGESFGSGSFSEAETPSRQLDSKPNRLHRLFCTEVGVKPEMDTQCRSLSMDSAYGTLSPESLLRELHLQDRPGHSEGEETEGEEPEPEDEEEEEEEDLSSNGSQVSMQSSLRLRRRPLMQARPRCLQVFAHRSQSEDNLLRRLHHPVSPGGAPVRGEKGVSKSLSLLSKKASKSSELLGQPDKKGRTGGSNERLSQSAPMGKLTNILRKAKARHVERVQPNHSSRSCPCSRASSSGSDCEALPSAGQEGNCSLADSGEGQVCKDTRTDGKSKGLPRLTAQQHKKLTLAQLYRIRTTLVLNSTLTAS